TGGCGTTCATGAACTGAGGCCGGGACTCCGGCGCGATTTTGACTTCTTTAAACGGAAACTGGTGAATGATGCGTTTGAGCGACAACTCGCGCCGCGACATGGCTCCATATAAAGGAGAAATGAATTTGGGTTCGTAGATGGCGCACATCGGTTCGTAACTCAGGTTGCCTTTCTGCACGAAGCAGGTGCCGTAGCGCAGGGGGTCGCGCGCGTTGACGATGCTGACGAAATTGTCTTCGGTCAGGAAAGGCATGTCGCAGGCCACCACCATCCAGGCTTTGCCGGGGTGACGTCCCATCAGGGTCGCCAGGCCGCCGACGGGGCCGAGGTCGATATGCTCGTCGTCGATACGCTCGATGTGATTGAGGTGCGAGAGCGTTTCGGTTTCCTGCGAGGCGCGCGATGAGAAATAAACTTTTTCGCAATGACGCGACAAGATGTCCGCCATGCGCTCCGCTTCTGATTTTCCATTATAAGTGAGAGAAAATTTGGGCCGTCCCATGCGCTTGCTCTGTCCGCCGATGAAGACGGCGCCATAAAGCGGCGCGGAGCGCGCTCTGAAATGATCGCGCACAAACTGGTAGATGCCGTCGATGTCGTCGCGGTGAAAATGCGGTCGGTTCGCCGCGTCTTTTTCGGGAGCGGTTCCCTGGTGGATCAACGCCTTGATGTTCGGGCTGTCGCTGGGGATCGGCATCTTGCCGTCGGCGTCGACAAAAACGATTTTATCGTAGGGCGATTTTTTATAGCCTTCGATCAGGATGCAGTCGCATTGCTCCAGCGCGTGCGTGACCGTTTGCTGTTTGAATTCGTCGTGCGCGACGACGGCGAAGTGGCGCGGATCGTTGATGGCGATGATCCCGGCGCCTGCGTGAAAGCAACGATGGGTGTCTTTGCCTTCCTTGTCCATGCTGAAGCGATGGGCGTCGTGCTTGTAATAGCCGACCCGCGTTTGATCCGCGTGGAAACGCTGAATCAGTTTTTCAAGCAGGGTGGTTTTTCCCACTCCTGAAAAACCGGCAAAGCAAAGAAAGGGAGTTTTGAATTGAACCCAGTAATGATCCATTAACAGACTCAGAAAGACGCGCCAAGAGGGGTCTTGTTAACTTCTTAAAAAATAAATGATTAGCTTATTATTTACGAAGCGGGGGCGCCTGTCAACCATTGGTTTCATTTTTAGGCGTTGAGCGGATTTTGGGTCTGGAGGAAAGGGGGTCGGGTGTTGCCCTGTTGTCTGAAACTGTTACATTGCTCCAGCTTGCAACGTTTATTTGATTCGGAGTTATTCTGATGTTCTGCGTTTGAGCCTTTAAGCTGGCGGGTTTTATGGCATTGGAGCGAATTGGTATGGCTTTTGCTTTATGTGAGGGCAGGCATCGTTTTTTTTGAATCATCTATTTTTATCTGGAGGTAAGTAATGAGAGGTTTGTTTAATAAAGTGACTTTGACCTTAGGCGCGTTTGCGGTTGCTTTTTCAGCTCCGGCTTTGACGCATGCTGGCGACGTGGCGAAATTGACTCATGCTCCGAATGTTCCGGCGCCGATCACGCGATCGGCTCCGACGACGGTGATCGCGCATCTGGAAGCGAAGGAAGTTGTGGGCGATTTGTCGGACAAGGTCAAATACAGCTTCTGGACTTTTGGCGGCACGGTTCCCGGCCCCATGTTACGCGCTCGAGTGGGTGACACGATTGAGTTTCACCTGCATAATCATAAAGACAACAGTCAGGATCATAATATCGACATTCATGCGGTCAACGGTCCGGGCGGCGGCGCGGCGGTGAATACCGTGAAGCCGGGCGGAGAGAGCGTGTTCACGTTCAAGGCCAAGGCGGCGGGTCTGTTCATCTATCATTGCGCGGCGGGTCAGATCGTCGATCATATCTCCAACGGCATGTACGGTCTGGTGCTGATCGAGCCGGAGGGCGGTCTGCCTCCTGCGGATAAAGAATATTATGTGTTTGAGAGCGAGTTCTACACGAACGGCGCGGAAGGCGTGCAAGGCTTCGATATCAACAAGGGTCTGGCCGAGCATCCTGATTTCGTGGTGTTCAACGGACGAGTGGGCGGTTTGATGGGCGACAATGTCCTGACCGCCAAGGTTGGCGAAAAGGTTCGATTGTATTTCGGAAACATTGGTCCGAACGGGATTTCTTCCTTCCACATCATCGGCGAGATTTTCGACACGGTTTATGTCGAAGGCGCGTTGGGCGGATTGAAGAATCACGGCGTTCAGACTACGCTCATTCCTTCCGCAGGGGCGACGATCGTCGAGTTTGTGGTGGATGCGCCGGGCGATTACACGCTGGTGGATCACAGCATTTTCCGCGTCGCTAAAGGAGCGATTGGAGTTCTGGAAGTGGAAGGCGAAGAAAATCCGGAAGTATTCCGAGCCGGTAAGTAAACGCCGTTGTCTGGTATTGAAGCGCGGGGGCCTTTGGCTCCCGCGTTTTTTTTTTGCGCGATGCGCGACGTCAGCAGAGGTCCATGCTTTTCATTTTTCGCCAGAGGGTGACGCGGTGCAATCCCAGTTCCTGCGCGGCGCGGGTCTGATTGTTGCGGTGTTTTTCCAGGGTCTGGCGGATCAGTTCGCCGGTCAGTTTGGGGCGCGCTGTGGCTTGCCGCGGATATTTCTCGGCGGCGGCGGGCAGGTGAAAATCCTCCGGTCCGAGGCGTTTGGCCTCGCTGACCACGCAGGCGCGTTCGACGGCGTTTTCCAGTTCGCGCACGTTGCCCGGCCAGTCGTGTTCCATGAGCCGTCGCAGGGCGGCGCTGGTGACGCCTTTGACGCTCTTCTGGCTGGAGCCTTTCCAGTGGCTGATAAAATGCTGAACGAGGTAGGGGATGTCTTCCTTGCGCGTTCGCAAAGGCGGTAGCTGGATCGGGATGACGTTGAGTCGGTAGAACAGGTCTTCCCGAAAACGTCCGTTGCGCACTTCTTCCATCAAATCCTTGTTGGTCGCGGCGATGATGCGAATGTCCACCTTGCGCGTGCGGTTGTCGCCGACGCGCTCGACCTCCCGTTCCTGCAAGACGCGAAGCAGGCTGACCTGCACCTGCGGACTCATGTCGCCGATCTCATCGAGAAATATGGTGCCGCCGTCGCCTTCCTCGAAGCGTCCCACGCGGTCGCGCAGGGCGCCGGTGAAAGCGCCTTTGACATGCCCGAACAATTCGCTCTCCAGCAGGTTTTCAGAGAAGGCGGAGCAGTTGACTTTGATGATGCGGTTCGCCGCTCGCGGGCTTTCAAAATGGATGGCGTTGGCGACCAGTTCTTTGCCGGTCCCGCTTTCCCCCTGCAGCAGAACGGTGGAATCGTAGGCGGCGATATTTTTAATGGCCTTGAACAATTCGACCATCATCGGGCTTTTGCCGATGATGCTTCGGAAGGAATGCGATTCCTTGAGATCTTCGCGCAATTGATTGACTTCGGTGGCGTCGGTCATGGCCACCAGCACTTCGCGCTGGTTCTTCGGGCCTTTGTTGATCAGTCCGACATGGAACTCGCCGTCTCTGGTGACGCCGTCCTTGCGCGTGAAGGGCGAGGAGAACTGGATGGTCTCTGCGGTGTCTCCCGTCTTGGCGGTCATGCAAAGGGCGCAATTGTTCTGGCAGATGCTGTCGCGAAACAGCGTGATGCATTTCTTGCCGAGCACGTCGTCGCGCTTGAACTGGGTGATCTCTTCTGCGCGTTTGTTGAAATAACGTATGGTCATGTCCTGATCGTAGACAAAAACGGCTTCGTTCAGAACTTCAAAAATATTATTGATGTAACGGTCTTGTTGGGCCATTTGATGCGATTCGGTCTGAAAGTGAGTGTTGCAATGACTGTTGCATTTAGTGTTGCGCTTAGTATTGCATCAATCCTTGCGATTGTTAAGACTTTTTTATATTTTTTTCAGCAGTTCGATCATTTCCCTTTTTTCTCGGGGGTTGGGAGTGAAGGGGCTGAAGCGGGCGCGTTCATAGAAAAGCGTGATCTGTTGAATGATGTCGAAAGTTTCTTGCGGCATGGCGCTCAAACGCAATCTCAATTCTCTCGCCGTTTCGCCGGGCCGCTTCTGGATGTTTTGCTGGCGCAATTTTTCAAGTAAATCCAGATAAATCTGCGTGGCGAATTCGGGGCTTTTCAAATGCGTCGAGCGAAGCATGCGTTTGCAGGCCCACACAAGGGCAACCAGCAGGAGGATCAGGGCGATTCCGTAGCTCCGCATCGCTGTGGCGGCTTTGGATAAAAATTCTTCGGTCCCTAGTTGTTTGAACTGGCTGGACAGGCTTTGCCCGCTGGTCTGAAAAAAGTTGAGAATCCGAATCTGGTCGCGGAAGGAATATTTGACGACATAGCGTTGCCAGTACAGGCGCATCAAATCCAGCGCGCGAAATGAAAACTCGGCGCCGGTCTGGTTGGCGAGAGCGGGATCGGGCGGCGTGGGATCGTAGAGAACCCAGCCTTCTCCGGGGATAAATGCCTCGACCCAGGAATGAGCGTGTTTTTCTTGCAGGATCAGATAGCCTCCCATGTCGTTCCACTCGCCGACGGCGAAGCCGTTGACGAGTCGGGCGGCGACTCCGGCCTGCCTCAATAGAAGCGTCATGGCGGAAGCGAAATATTCGCAATGGCCCTGCTTCCATTTGAAGAGAAATTCATCAATGGGCGAGACGCCGGACGCCGGTTCGTTCATGTTCAGGGTGTAGCCGAATCCGTCTCCCAGATGCGCGAGGATGGCCTTGGCTTTTGCAGACGGGTTCTGGAGTGTGTCGGTCAATTCATGGGACAGTCGTTTGAACGCGGGGCTGACCGGCGGCAATTGAAAATAACTGGAGAAACGTTTGATGGCGTCGGCGTTGGGCGCCTGCAATTGATAAGCGATGCCGGGGTAGCCGATCTCGGAATGCAGGGTGAAACGACGCGGCCCGCCGTGGGCTTCGGTTTTGAGAACGAAGTTGGAGTCCATGCGCAGTCGTCTGAAATTTCCGTTGATGCTTTTGGGGATGCCCTGCGTGAAGACGATATCCGTATCGAAGGATTCGCGGTAAATTTCCTGACGGACCAGTTCCTTTTGCGGTTCGACGCGGAACAGGCTGACGTCGCTTTCGCGCGGTCTGCCGATCTCCCATTCGTCGGGCAGGGTGGATATCCAGTTGCGACCGTCGTAATGATCGAGCACGATGCCGCGCCAGTAGACGGGTTGTTGCGGTCGGTAGCGCGCGTCGCCCTTGAAATACTCGACGCGCATGACGACCGACTCGTTGAGCTTGATCTTGCCGACGTCGCCGAGGGACACTTTGTCTGAAAACCCGCTGATCGGCGCGGCCTTGACGTTGAGCGACATGAAGCCCAGCCCAAAGCGCGGGAAGCTGACAAATATCAGCGCGGTGAGAGCCAGACTCATCACGGAGAAAAGGGCGGAACTTTTGAACAGGGCGGCGCGTATGATTTCACGTTCGCCGGCGTATTTAAAAATATGCGGCGGACTTCTGCTCCCGGATTTCTCGACGGTCAAATTGTAAAAGATAAGGCACCAGCTCAGCGTCAGATAGAAAGCCAGAAAAGCGACGCCGAAGCTCAGGTCCTGGGCGTACAGGGCGCCGACGAGCAGACAGACGATGGCGAGGAGGTAGCCGAACAGATAGTCGTTCAACTCCGATTTGAGCAGGAAGCGGGTGAACATGAGATAGGCGATGAACCAGACGACCAGATCGAGCAAAGGCAGATCAAAACTGAAATATAAAACCGGCAGGGCGAGCAGGTTCCATTTCGAGATCAGGTGCAGGGTCGGCGGCGCGATGGGGATGGCGTTTTTAATCTCCAGCCAGTACATCAGGGTGAGCAGGGTGAGCAGGGCGACTCCGGCGTTGAGGGATACCACCTGACTCAGGATCAGACAAAACAGTCCCAATCCGGATAGCAAATAGCTGAAGAAGACCAGTCCGCTACGCAAAGTCATGAGCTGTGTTCCCGGTTTGACATTCGATACGCCATCTCCTAAAATCCAATCCAAATGAAAAGCTACGCTTTATTGTATTATAAAGTGATGCGATTCATCCGGGACTGTTTTATTCTAAAGCTGACAGGTTTCCGGAATCAGAAGTTTTGAACCCGGTTTCAAAATTTATTTTACCAATCAAGCGGGTCTGTGAACGAGAAAGGCTCTGGAGGAACGATGAAACGATTGTTATATGTAGGGATTTCTTTTTTTCTCTTTGTGGCGGCGTCGGCAAATTCAGCGTTTGCGGCGGAGACGGCCGTGATCGAAACGACGATGGGAACGATTGAACTGGAATTTTTCCCGGACAAGGCGCCGGGGCATGTGAAGAATTTCAAGGATCTGGCGGCAAAAGGTTTTTATGATGGAACCACGTTCCACCGCGTTATTCCCGGATTCATGATCCAGGGCGGCGACCCGAATACGAAAGACGCCGATCGACGCAACGACGGCATGGGCGGCCCGGGTTATTCAATCAAGGCAGAGTTCAATTCCACGCCGCACGACCGGGGTATTCTTTCGATGGCGCGTTCCGCCAGCCCGGACAGCGGCGGATCGCAGTTTTTTATCGTCGTCAAGGACGCGCATTTTCTCGACGGCAAGTACACGGTCTTTGGAAAAGTCACCCAGGGCATGGACGTGGCGGACGCTATTGTCGCGACCCAGCGGGATGCGAACGATAATCCCCTGACGCCGGTCATTATGAAAAAGGTACGAGTCGTAGAAAAATAAATCAAAACGCTTCATCTTTAACTTTTAACTTACAACAAGAGCGACCGAAGGGTCGATCTGGGAGTCGCATATGTCTAACGATACAGCAATCATTGAAACCACACTCGGCTCCATCGAACTGGAATTTTTTTCAGACGAAGCGCCGGGTCATGTTGAAAATTTTACGAAACTGGCGCGCGACGGTTTTTATGATGGGACCGCGTTCCATCGCGTCATTCCGGGATTCATGATCCAGGGCGGCGACCCGAATTCCAAGAGCGACGACCGTTCCCGGCACGGGACTGGCGGGCCGGGTTATTCGATCAAAGCGGAATTCAACGACATTCCGCATGAGCGCGGCATTCTTTCAATGGCGCGCTCGCAGGATCCGGACAGCGCAGGTTCGCAATTTTTTATCGTGGTGAAGGATTCCAATTTTCTCGACGGCCAGTACACGGCTTTCGGTCGCGTGACCAAGGGCATGGACGTTGCGGATAAAATAGTGAACTCGCCTCGCGACAGTCGCGACAATCCAAATGAGCGGATTGAAATGAAAAGCGTTCGCATCGTGTCGAGCGAGGGATAACATCAGGCGCGCGTGCGCGACTGCAACCTCATTATTGAGTAGAGCTTATGGAAAGTGAATTCAAGATAGACATCTATAAAATCATGAACACCTCAACCCCGTCGGGTAGAATGTCGGAGGATGGAGAACCGGCTGGCGATACGATTCGTAATTTGATCTCTGAAAATTGGGACAAATACGAAAAGATCATCGTTTATTTCGAGGGCATTCTGCAAATGACGCGTCCTTTCGTGGATGAAGGGTTCGCCAAGTTGCTTGAAACGCATACGCTGGATGAATTCAATCAGAAGCTGTTTTTCCCGGATGCAAATGACCGTATCGTTAAGGAATTGAATTCGGCGCTCAAACTGCGTATGAAGATCATCAAGGCGGCGGAAGAAAGAGCGGCGGAGGGGCGGTAACTTTTTTTATTGCGGGGTAACGACTGCGTGAGCGGTCGTTACCCCTTTTTTTTTATTTGATCGGGTTTTTCAATACTCTCGATACCGTTTTTTATTTGATCGGGTTTTTCAAACAGCTATCGAATCAATTCAAGTATTTGATCGGGTTTTCAAACAGCTATCGAATCTGTTTTGCTATTTGAGCGGAGTTTTGAGAACTTCTTCTTCCACTGCGTCGACCAGCTCCCCTGCCTGCTCGGCGTTGGCGGCGGTGATGATGCGGTCGCTGTGTACGAAGGGGGAATCCGAAATATGAGCCTTGGTTCTTTCGATTTCTTTGCGGGTTTTTGGGGCGTCCTCGACGGCGAGTTCCACGTTGTCCGCGAGACCGGCATTACTGATTACCGGCACGGCGGAACCGATGGCTCCCAAAACAAATCCGGATCGATATCGGTCGTTGATGAGCAGGCGCAGGATATCGTCTTTCCATAAATAATTGCGCGCGCCGCTTCCGCCGATCAGAACCACTCCGTGAAAGATGCCTTTGATCTGGCGCACGCCGCGTCCCCCGGCGACGTAGCTGTCTCCGGTGATTCCTTCCATCGCGTCGACAATCAACACATCCGGCATCTGCCGCCCGGTTTTCATGCCAACGGCTTCCTTCCATTTTGACGATGCGATCACACAGTTGGCGCCGCGTTCCTTGAGAGGCAAGTAAGTGTTTTCAAACTGGGCTTCGTCGTAATAGTCTTTGGGGATAACGAAGAGGATATTCTTTTTTTCTTCGGCTAATCGGGACATGTCAAACTTCTCCTTGAAACAAAAATCACAAAGACTGTTCTGCGTTTCTGAAATCAGCGTTTACGCGTCGCCAAATGCCGGGCTTGTGTCGTTATCGCCGCGTCCAAGGCTTCGCCTTTTTCAGAAAAAAATCAGTTTAGCATAAAGCGATAGAGGTGGAATCGGTTTTTTTCCAACAGGGGAAGCGCTCTGGTCTTGAGAAAACGCTGGAAATTGATTTGCTCGTGTTCGGACAAGGCGGCTCCGGCGCCAAAGATATAACGCGAGTCAAACAGAATACCGTCGAGGTTCCTGCGTCGCATTTCTTGAGAGATCTCTTCGACGCTGGAATGGGTTTTGAGAATTTTTTGAAGGGTATAGGCTTCGAAAAAGCTGTCGCTCGTAAAAGGGATTTCCAGCAGGTAGCCGAGGTTGCGCATATAGGCCAGCATGATTTTATCCTCGGGGCCAAAGTTTGCGTTGGCGCTCTGGTAGGCGGGCCATTGCGGGATGTGACGGTTTAGAAACGCGCTCCGTTTTTCCTGTCCGGTCAGATAGGCGATGGTCTGCGTGTCCCTCCAGTTCTGGACATCGAGGCTCAGGTTATACAGCAGGCCGAGTGCGAGCGTCGTCGGGAGGAGAAGTCTCAGCGTTTTTTTCAATCCAGGGCGAAGGGATTCAATCGATTGGCTGATCGTTTGCAAGCCAAGGGCGGAAGCGACGGCGAAGAGCGCCAGCGCTGGCGCGAGAAAGCGCAGGAACTGGAAATTGTAAAACCAGAACAAGACCAGAACGCAGACGACGAAAATGAGCGGACGCTGTTTGCGAGGCAGGGCGAATAGCGCCGGTAACAGGAGCAGTATAAGAATGCCTGCGGAGCCGTCAAATTGTACGCTTGACGACTTGGCGTGGACGCTCAGGTTGTAGGGGAGCAGGAGCAGGTCGAGAATTCCGGTTCCCATGCCCATCATTGCGTAATACTCGCTTTTTAACATCGAGCGCGCGACATCCCAGTTCAAACCCGGCTCGCCGCCCAGCCATTCCATGAGAAAGGGAGCGAAGGGGTTGCCGGAGTAATAAAAATTTTTGGCCCACCAGGGACTCATGATGAACAGAACGGATAAAACGAGAAGCCCGATTCTCTGAAAAATTTTTCCGATGCTTTCCTTGTGCGCGGCGCTGTAAAGGAGGATTCCCAGAAAGGCCAGCGGAAGCGCCATGCCTGCAGTGAGCTTTGTCGCCGTGGCGGTGGACGCGAACAGGCAGAGAAGAAGCGCCCAGCCGTTTTGCCTGCGTTCTCTCCACAGCTCCCAGGCAAAGAAAGCGGCGAGGGCGTAAAGAGCGGAAGGCAAGTCCACATAGGTTGCGGAACTGTATTGGAAAAAGGTCGGCGTCGACAGGAATCCCGCCGCGGCGAACCCGGCCCAGGCTCCCGCGCCTTTGGCGCGGCAATAGACGTAAATCAAACAAACGAGTTGCAGGCTGGTTGCCCATGCGACCAGTTGCGCCAGAACCTCTCCGCCAAGCCCATAGGCGAGCAGGTAGAGCATTTCAAAATGCAGAGGGAAAAACGAGTAAACGTTATCCGGAAGATTCACAAAGCGCCCGGCTTCGAGATAGGTTTTGGGAATCGCCAGATGGTAGACGAGCGCGTCGGTATGAAAGGCCGGACCCAGAGCTTGGATCAGGGAAAGCAGAGCCAGTAGAGACAGGCAGGCGATGGATATTTTTTCCAGCGGCGATTTGAGGCGAAACGAGTTGGATTCGGTTGATGGCGGGCTGGCGATGCTTTTGTGGAGTCGGGGCAATCCCGTCGACAGCGCCAGAATCAGTAGCGTAGAAAAAGCGATGGGATGAAACAAACCGAGAAAGCCGAGCAGGCAGGTCGCCTGGCTCAACAAAAGCATGCCCAGAGGCGGGCAAAAGGCCAGCGATTCGCTACGGGATTCGAATCGGATGCCGACTCTGGACGCCGCAAAACGGCCGACAAGGTAAAAACTCAGGAAAAGAATGGGGAAGAGGATGGCGTTCATTCCCGGCAGGCGTCATTTAATGGAGGTTTCTTCATTCGCAATGGGGTTGCCGGGAGGGGGCCGGCATGTTTGTATTTGTTGGCTACCCGTTCACTTCTGATTTTCCGCAGTTGCGCCACATCTCAGGTCGAACTCTGCTGACGAGACCGGAGCATTGAAAGTCTGTCCAAATATATCAAATGCTTGCTCAATTGGAAGTGGATAAGGATTCCTGCCAGCGGTGGGGCGAAATGCGACGATATAATAAGGAAGGATTTCTCATAAAAGACATAAAATTGAAAAGCCCTGAGCGAGAGGGGCCAGCCCCAATTCGAGCGATTATCAGCGTTAGCTTTACTGCAATATTTCGTGGCAGGTCCTTTCTACTTTGCTGAAAGCTTGACGCAAGCCAGAGCTGATTAAATTATTGAAATTAAAGGGTGTTTTTGTGTTTCTCCTGCGCCGGTTGCATCAGCGCGCGCATTAATTTTTGGCTAAAATGGTCATTAGAAGTGAATATATTGGGCGCTTCCACCCCCCCGGTGTCAGTTTTAATTTTTTATTGACAGCAGGGCTTGATTGATTATAATGCGTTTTTCTTTTTTGCCGGATTATATAAATAGTCGATTCTGCAATACCTTTTGAGCGTCGAACGAC
This window of the Candidatus Nitrohelix vancouverensis genome carries:
- a CDS encoding PAS domain S-box protein, whose protein sequence is MAQQDRYINNIFEVLNEAVFVYDQDMTIRYFNKRAEEITQFKRDDVLGKKCITLFRDSICQNNCALCMTAKTGDTAETIQFSSPFTRKDGVTRDGEFHVGLINKGPKNQREVLVAMTDATEVNQLREDLKESHSFRSIIGKSPMMVELFKAIKNIAAYDSTVLLQGESGTGKELVANAIHFESPRAANRIIKVNCSAFSENLLESELFGHVKGAFTGALRDRVGRFEEGDGGTIFLDEIGDMSPQVQVSLLRVLQEREVERVGDNRTRKVDIRIIAATNKDLMEEVRNGRFREDLFYRLNVIPIQLPPLRTRKEDIPYLVQHFISHWKGSSQKSVKGVTSAALRRLMEHDWPGNVRELENAVERACVVSEAKRLGPEDFHLPAAAEKYPRQATARPKLTGELIRQTLEKHRNNQTRAAQELGLHRVTLWRKMKSMDLC
- a CDS encoding DUF3488 domain-containing transglutaminase family protein: MTLRSGLVFFSYLLSGLGLFCLILSQVVSLNAGVALLTLLTLMYWLEIKNAIPIAPPTLHLISKWNLLALPVLYFSFDLPLLDLVVWFIAYLMFTRFLLKSELNDYLFGYLLAIVCLLVGALYAQDLSFGVAFLAFYLTLSWCLIFYNLTVEKSGSRSPPHIFKYAGEREIIRAALFKSSALFSVMSLALTALIFVSFPRFGLGFMSLNVKAAPISGFSDKVSLGDVGKIKLNESVVMRVEYFKGDARYRPQQPVYWRGIVLDHYDGRNWISTLPDEWEIGRPRESDVSLFRVEPQKELVRQEIYRESFDTDIVFTQGIPKSINGNFRRLRMDSNFVLKTEAHGGPRRFTLHSEIGYPGIAYQLQAPNADAIKRFSSYFQLPPVSPAFKRLSHELTDTLQNPSAKAKAILAHLGDGFGYTLNMNEPASGVSPIDEFLFKWKQGHCEYFASAMTLLLRQAGVAARLVNGFAVGEWNDMGGYLILQEKHAHSWVEAFIPGEGWVLYDPTPPDPALANQTGAEFSFRALDLMRLYWQRYVVKYSFRDQIRILNFFQTSGQSLSSQFKQLGTEEFLSKAATAMRSYGIALILLLVALVWACKRMLRSTHLKSPEFATQIYLDLLEKLRQQNIQKRPGETARELRLRLSAMPQETFDIIQQITLFYERARFSPFTPNPREKREMIELLKKI
- the mobB gene encoding molybdopterin-guanine dinucleotide biosynthesis protein B; the protein is MDHYWVQFKTPFLCFAGFSGVGKTTLLEKLIQRFHADQTRVGYYKHDAHRFSMDKEGKDTHRCFHAGAGIIAINDPRHFAVVAHDEFKQQTVTHALEQCDCILIEGYKKSPYDKIVFVDADGKMPIPSDSPNIKALIHQGTAPEKDAANRPHFHRDDIDGIYQFVRDHFRARSAPLYGAVFIGGQSKRMGRPKFSLTYNGKSEAERMADILSRHCEKVYFSSRASQETETLSHLNHIERIDDEHIDLGPVGGLATLMGRHPGKAWMVVACDMPFLTEDNFVSIVNARDPLRYGTCFVQKGNLSYEPMCAIYEPKFISPLYGAMSRRELSLKRIIHQFPFKEVKIAPESRPQFMNANTPEEYEFARVRREQENPKE
- a CDS encoding STAS-like domain-containing protein: MESEFKIDIYKIMNTSTPSGRMSEDGEPAGDTIRNLISENWDKYEKIIVYFEGILQMTRPFVDEGFAKLLETHTLDEFNQKLFFPDANDRIVKELNSALKLRMKIIKAAEERAAEGR
- a CDS encoding peptidylprolyl isomerase, which produces MKRLLYVGISFFLFVAASANSAFAAETAVIETTMGTIELEFFPDKAPGHVKNFKDLAAKGFYDGTTFHRVIPGFMIQGGDPNTKDADRRNDGMGGPGYSIKAEFNSTPHDRGILSMARSASPDSGGSQFFIVVKDAHFLDGKYTVFGKVTQGMDVADAIVATQRDANDNPLTPVIMKKVRVVEK
- the nirK gene encoding nitrite reductase, copper-containing produces the protein MRGLFNKVTLTLGAFAVAFSAPALTHAGDVAKLTHAPNVPAPITRSAPTTVIAHLEAKEVVGDLSDKVKYSFWTFGGTVPGPMLRARVGDTIEFHLHNHKDNSQDHNIDIHAVNGPGGGAAVNTVKPGGESVFTFKAKAAGLFIYHCAAGQIVDHISNGMYGLVLIEPEGGLPPADKEYYVFESEFYTNGAEGVQGFDINKGLAEHPDFVVFNGRVGGLMGDNVLTAKVGEKVRLYFGNIGPNGISSFHIIGEIFDTVYVEGALGGLKNHGVQTTLIPSAGATIVEFVVDAPGDYTLVDHSIFRVAKGAIGVLEVEGEENPEVFRAGK
- a CDS encoding peptidylprolyl isomerase is translated as MSNDTAIIETTLGSIELEFFSDEAPGHVENFTKLARDGFYDGTAFHRVIPGFMIQGGDPNSKSDDRSRHGTGGPGYSIKAEFNDIPHERGILSMARSQDPDSAGSQFFIVVKDSNFLDGQYTAFGRVTKGMDVADKIVNSPRDSRDNPNERIEMKSVRIVSSEG